The following DNA comes from Kitasatospora sp. NBC_01287.
AACGGCTCCTCGACCGCGGTGAAGAACTCCATCACCTCGCTCGGCACCAACTCGCTGACCGTCACCTCGGGCAGCTCCGGCGGCGCGCGCACCAGCAGCACCGTCAAGAAGCTGACCGTGGACGACGCCCGCGCGCTGGCCGACACGGCCGCGGCGCCCGACATCAAGTCGGTCGCCCCGGTGGTCACCACCACCGCGGCCGCCGTCTACGGCAACATCTCGTACACCCCCGGCTCGGTCATCGGCACCTACCCGGCGTACTTCGAGACGTCCAACGAGAAGATCGCCTCCGGCGACTACTTCAGCAACGACGACGTGCTCAACTCGCGCAAGGTCGCGGTGATCGGCTCGACCACCGCGCAGCAGCTGTTCGACAACGAGAACCCGGTGGGCAAGACGATCAGCCTCGGCGGCACCCCGCTGACCGTGGTCGGCGTGCTGCAGACCAAGGGCGCCACCGGGTTCACCGACCCGGACGACGTGGTGATCGCCCCGCTGCCGACCGTGCAGAACGCCTTCACCGGTTTCAGCTCGGTCAGCCAGATCCTGGTGCAGGCCACGTCGGCCGACACCACCACGCAGGCGCAGAGCGAGATCACCCAGATCCTGATGGGGACGCACTCGCTGACCGACCCCAGCAAGCTCGACTTCCGGGTGAGCAACCAGACCTCGCTGCTCAGCGCCCGGGAGAGCACCAGCCAGACCTTCACCGTGCTGCTCGGCGCGGTGGCCGCGATCTCGCTGCTGGTCGGCGGGATCGGGATCACCAACATCATGCTGGTCACGGTGACCGAGCGGACCCGGGAGATCGGGATCCGCAAGGCCCTGGGCGCGCCGAAGGCAGTGATCCTGGGCCAGTTCCTGACCGAGTCGACCCTGCTCTCGGTCTTCGGCGCCGGTCTCGGGGTGGCCGCGGGCATCCTCGGCTCCCACTTCAGCGTGGTCGGGATCAAGCCCGTGGTGATCCCCTCCTCGGTCTTCGGCGCTTTCGGGATCGCGGTGGCGATCGGCCTCTTCTTCGGCAGCTACCCGGCCAACCGGGCCGCCTCGCTGCGGCCCATCGACGCCCTGCGGCACGAGTGAGGCGCGCGATGGCCACCGGTACGACCACGGATCAGTCATGATCACCGAGCGAGCAGAGCGGGAGCAGTCAGAGCCCATGCCTACCAACAACAGCGACCTGGTCCGGGCTGCCGGCCCGGCGGACAGCACCATGCGGCTGCCGGCCATCTCCCAGTCGGCCGGCCAGCCGTCCGCCCCCTCGGGCGGGACCGCGCTGTCGGCCGAGTCGGCGGCGCACGCCGAGCTGCTGGCCACCGCGCCGGACGCCCGGGACATCACCGCCGAGCTGGCGGCCCCGCCGCGCCGCAAGCTGCCGTGGGTCACCATGCTGCTGGCCGGCGGGGTGATCGCGGCCTCGGCCTTCGCCGGCGGCGCGTGGTACCAGAAGAACCACGGCAACAACACCACGTCCGCCAGCCGGGCGATCACCGCGGCGATCCAGAAGGCGGGCCAGAGCGGCGGCGCCCGAGGTGGCCGCGGGGCCACGGGGGGTGCCGGCGGAGCAGGCGCCACCGGGGGCGGCGGCTACGGCGGTGGCGGTGCCGGCGGCGCGGGTGGTCTCACCCGCGGCACGGTCAAGCTGGTGGACGGCAGCACCGTCTACCTGACCGACGCCAACGGCAACATCGTCAAGGTCACCACCGGCAGCTCCACCAAGGTCTCGGTCACCCAGAACGGCCAGGTCAGCGACCTGCAGCCGGGCCAGAGCGTGACCGTGGTGGGCACCCCGGACGGCTCCGGCGGCTACACCGCCTCCCAGCTGACCGAGGGCGGCAGCACCACCGCGGGCGGCTTCGGCGGCGGTGGGTTCGGCGGCGGCACGGGCGGCGGCGGCACGTCGAACGGCGGCTGACGCGCGCTCGCGCCTTGGCGCGGGCCCCATGGCATGACGGTGGATCGCAGGGCCCCGGGAGAAGGATTCCGGGGCCCTCGCGCGTGGGCCTTCGCGCGTGGGCCTTCGCGCGCGCCCGGCCGGCCGTCGGATCAGATCGTGATCATTCCGGCCTAGGCGGGGTCCTCGCAGATCAGCCACAATGTCGGCGGCCCGGCCGTCGGCCGGCGAGCCGTCGCAGACCGCTCCACGGGGGAACCACATGTCCAGTCCCACTCCGCCGCCCGCCCCTGCCCGGAAGGGCTCGGCCGCCGCGCTCGGCTGGGTGCTCAGCATCGGCCTCAACATCGTGGCGCCGATCCTCATCTACAACCAGTTGAAGGCCCACGGCGCCACCGACTTCCAGGCTGTGCTGGCCGGAGGCCTGGGCCCGCTGGTGGACATCGCGGTCTACCTCGCCTGGCACCGCAGGGCCGACGAGTTCGCGCTGATCTCGCTGATCTTCATCGCGCTCAGCGGTGTCGCCGCCCTGATCGGTCCGCACGACGCCAAGCTGCTGCTGGCCAAGGACTCGGTGGTGACCGGCCTGTTCGGGGTGCTCTGCCTGGTCACCCTGGCGGCCCGCCGGCCGCTGATGTTCTACTTCGGCCGCAAGTTCGCCACCGACGGCACCCCGGAGCAGGTGGCCTGGTGGAACGGCCTGTGGCAGTACGAGGGCTTCCGCCGGGTGCAGCGCAACCTGACCATCGGCTGGGGCGTCGGCTTCCTGATCGAGGCCGTGGTGCGGGTGGTCTGCGTCTACTCGCTCACCGACGGCCAGGCCGTCACCGTCAACAACATCCTCCCCTACGCGGTCACCGGCCTGCTGGTCTTCTGGACCATGAGCTACGCCCGCCGCTCCCAGGCCC
Coding sequences within:
- a CDS encoding VC0807 family protein, whose product is MSSPTPPPAPARKGSAAALGWVLSIGLNIVAPILIYNQLKAHGATDFQAVLAGGLGPLVDIAVYLAWHRRADEFALISLIFIALSGVAALIGPHDAKLLLAKDSVVTGLFGVLCLVTLAARRPLMFYFGRKFATDGTPEQVAWWNGLWQYEGFRRVQRNLTIGWGVGFLIEAVVRVVCVYSLTDGQAVTVNNILPYAVTGLLVFWTMSYARRSQARGQAAAAAAAAQRA
- a CDS encoding ABC transporter permease, whose protein sequence is MILWQMIRFAFAGLAANKVRSALTMLGVLIGVASVILLLAVGNGSSTAVKNSITSLGTNSLTVTSGSSGGARTSSTVKKLTVDDARALADTAAAPDIKSVAPVVTTTAAAVYGNISYTPGSVIGTYPAYFETSNEKIASGDYFSNDDVLNSRKVAVIGSTTAQQLFDNENPVGKTISLGGTPLTVVGVLQTKGATGFTDPDDVVIAPLPTVQNAFTGFSSVSQILVQATSADTTTQAQSEITQILMGTHSLTDPSKLDFRVSNQTSLLSARESTSQTFTVLLGAVAAISLLVGGIGITNIMLVTVTERTREIGIRKALGAPKAVILGQFLTESTLLSVFGAGLGVAAGILGSHFSVVGIKPVVIPSSVFGAFGIAVAIGLFFGSYPANRAASLRPIDALRHE